In Harpia harpyja isolate bHarHar1 chromosome 8, bHarHar1 primary haplotype, whole genome shotgun sequence, a genomic segment contains:
- the OLIG2 gene encoding oligodendrocyte transcription factor 2: MDSDASLVSSRPSSPEPDDLFLTARNKGSGGGFTGGTVSSSTQSDSPPELSAELRSAMSAAGVVVVDKLGFKSSSSSSSSSSSSSSKKDKKQMTEPELQQLRLKINSRERKRMHDLNIAMDGLREVMPYAHGPSVRKLSKIATLLLARNYILMLTNSLEEMKRLVSEIYGGHHAGFHPAACPGGMGAHSAPLPGHPGHPASHPVHHPILPPAAVSSASLPGSGLSAVSSIRPPHGLLKSPSAAAAAPLGTGFQHWGGMPCPCSMCQVSAPPHHHVSGMGTASLPRLATDTK; the protein is encoded by the coding sequence ATGGACTCGGACGCCAGCCTGGTCTCCAGCCGCCCGTCCTCCCCGGAGCCCGATGACCTCTTCCTCACGGCCAGGAATAAAGGCAGCGGCGGGGGCTTCACGGGCGGCACCGTGTCCAGCTCCACGCAGAGCGACTCCCCGCCGGAGCTGAGCGCCGAGCTGCGCAGCGCCATGAGCGCtgcgggggtggtggtggtggacaAGCTGGGCTTCAAGTCCtcgtcgtcctcctcctcctcgtcctcctcctcctcctccaagaaGGACAAGAAGCAGATGACGGAGccggagctgcagcagctgcggCTGAAGATCAACAGCCGGGAGCGCAAGCGGATGCACGACCTGAACATCGCCATGGACGGGCTGCGGGAGGTGATGCCCTACGCCCACGGCCCGTCGGTGCGCAAGCTCTCCAAGATCGCCACGCTCCTCCTGGCGCGCAACTACATCCTCATGCTCACCAACTCCCTGGAGGAGATGAAGCGCCTGGTCAGCGAGATCTACGGCGGGCACCACGCCGGTTTCCAccccgccgcctgccccggcGGCATGGGCGCCCACTCCGCCCCGCTGCCCGGCCACCCGGGCCACCCCGCCTCGCACCCCGTCCAccaccccatcctgccccccgccgccgtcTCCAGCGCCTCCCTGCCCGGCTCCGGCCTCTCGGCCGTCAGCTCCATCCGACCCCCCCACGGGCTCCTCAAGTCgccctcggccgccgccgccgccccgctggGCACCGGCTTCCAGCACTGGGGGGGGATGCCCTGCCCCTGCAGCATGTGCCAGGTGTCGGCCCCGCCGCACCACCACGTCTCCGGCATGGGCACCGCCAGCCTCCCCAGATTAGCCACCGACACCAAATGA